The following is a genomic window from Armatimonadota bacterium.
TCGGTGTCGCGCATGTTGCGCTCAAGGGCGGGGAAGAGCTTGGCGAGGGTCTGCTCGTAGTTCCAGACGTGAGTGCAGTTCATCGGGCAGCAGCGGCAGCCTTCGAAGGCGGACAAGGTGCCGTCCTCGATCCACATCACGGTCTGGCTGCGCAGGGTCGAGATCTGCGACGAGATGCAGTCGAGGAGCCAGTACGGCAGGTTGCTGTCGTAGAACGCGTCGCGGAAGAGGCGGGTTTCCGCGGCGAGCCGGGGGAGGTCGGCGGCGACGTACTCGGCGGCCTGCTGCGCGTCGGCGAACCAGTTGTTATACATGTTGCCGATGCGGTGCGACGCGAGGTTCTGGTCGTAGTCCGCGTAGTGGTTCGGGAAGTGCCAGGCCAGCACGAAGGTGACGGTCTTCTTCTCGCGCGGCTTGAGGGTGATCGGCGCGGCGACGGCGCAGTTGGCGGTGCGGCCGGTCGGGGTTGGCTCGCAGCGGCCTTCCGTCTGGAAGGCGCCGTGGGCGACGAAGTCCTGCCACAAGACGCTCGGATTGGTCCACCCCGCGCGGGCTGTAGCTTTGGGGGCGGTGGTCAGCAGGGACATCGAGCCGAACTGCTTGGCGACGGGATCCATGTCCGGCGCGGTCATGGCGACGCCGAGGAAGCCGTCGCCGCTGACGATAGTGTTGACGTTCCCGCCGTAGCCATCGAAGTTGACGACGTCGTGCGGCGGGCCGGTGATGGCGGCGCGCCCGTCATAGCCCACCGCGTTCTGGCACGAGGCAAGCAATGACACCTCGACCGCGCGCGCGAGCGGGTTGCGCACGGTGAAGTTGAAGACGATGGCGGGCAGCGCGGAGTCCTTGTCGTTCATCGGGATGCACGGCGAGAAGGTCTCCAGCGATACCTCGACAGGCAGCGCGTCATCTTCGTAGGTCAGCTCGGCAATGGGGTATTCGCCGACGAACTTGATGCTCTGAACCGGCGGCAGGTTCGACGTCGGTTGGACGCCTGTTTCGACGGGGACTGACGTGACGGCGGCAAGCGCGTCCATCTGCAGCAGGCGGCCGGTGGGCTCGCCGCTGCCGTCATCGACGCGGACGGCAAAGAACCCGCCGGGCACGATGCAGCTCGAGTTGCAGGTGTTGAAGATCTGCCACTCGCGCAAGTCGCCCCGGCCGCCGATGGCGACGACGCCCGCGCCGATGCCGCCGAGCGGCATGGCGATATCGGTGAGGCCGTCGCCGGTGTAGACTTTCCGGCGCGTCTGCGCTGTAAGGGATGACTTGAATTTGCGGATGCGTTCGGCGCGGGCTTGTGCCGCGCGAGTCTTTTGTCGCGCCACGTCGGCCTCCTCCTTGGGCGTCAACTCGCGGATGTCGTCCACATTGACGTGCCCCCATCCCCCGGTCGCCCGGTCAACGATGCGAATGTAAGCGGGCGTGCCGCGGTGTTCCGCGACCTCCCACAGCACGGGGATCATCGCCTCGCGGTTGCGGCCCCACGACCGCGCGAGTTCCGCGTCGTCGCTGGCGCGAATGAGCGCGACATGCGCCTCATTGGGGTTGAACCCGCCGCCGCCGACGAGCACGCGGATGTAGTTGGAGTGAATGACAAAGGTCGGCGAGCGCAGCTCGCCGGTGCGGGCGTCGTCGAAGCCGCCGTCGGGCAGCTCGCCGGTGCCGATGAACCAGTCTCCCTGCTTGTCGAAGTTGCCGCCCCAGCGGTCGTTGCCCGCGTTCGTCGGCTGCGGCCCGAGGTTGCCGGAGACGACCTGCCAGTCCTGCAGGCCGGTTTCGAAATCCCAAGCGACCAACGGGGCGTCTGCGGCCGTGCAAGCGGCGGCGAAGGCAACACACAGCGAGAGCGCAAGGATTCCGACGCAAGCGAAGTTCAAGGTGTCCGATCTCCCGCTCAGGATGGGACGGTCTTTCGCCTTATGGGCGGCGGCGCCCTCTTGGAAAGGACCCGATGGACCCGCCGAGTGCTGACGCGCCGAGCCCCGGCGCAGAAGTGGAGAGCGCCAGGAGATGCACGACCGATCCCCGAATCTCTATATCAACGGGATCGCGCGGCCGATGTGCCGGGCGGGGAACTGTAGGCGGACTCGGCCGGACCCGCGGAACACTGCGGGGCGCCGGGATGAGTGTGGGCCCGCCTCGTCGTGAGCGGCCCGAACGGCAGCGCGGGGGGGACGCGACCGTAGCCATAGCGAGGGATTCACGCCGCGGCAACGCGCGGCAGCCCAAGCTGAGAGGTGGAGTGCGACGTGCGTCGGAGAACTGCCCCGAAGGACGACCGACTTCGGTCGCTGATGCCGATGCTGGAGTTTTTCTCCCGCATCACCGGCTTGACCGCGACGGTGTGCCAAGAGCATCAGGCGGGGCATCGTGCCGTCGCGTGGGTCGGCACGGGAGCGGAGATGCTGCCGTGCGACATCATCAAGAGCGACCCCCAGTTGGAGCCGAAGTGCCTGGAAGCCGACCTGTCGCACATGCGTATGGCCCACCAACTGGGCCGCTACGTGATCTACGAATGTCACGCGGGCATGGTGGACATTGCGGTCCCGGTTCCCGGGGCGCCAGCTTCGGCGTGTGTGCTGACGGGGCAGGTGTTGCCGCGCCCGCTGTCGGACGAGGAACGCGAAGCCCTGGTACGGCGCCTCGCTACCCCCAACACGAGCCCCGCCCGCCTGCGCCGGGGATTCGCGAAGACGGCTTTCATGCCGGAGTGGCAGATCGAGGCGGCAGCCAAGCTCCTGGGGGAACTCGTCCAGTATGGCCTGTCCCCGAGTGCCGACCCGGGGCTCGCGTCGCTCGGGCACTACGTGGCGGGCGAGTTGCTCAAGCGTCGGCAGTGGCAGGAGTTGGAGGGCATCGCCCGCCTGGCCGGGGTGGAAGCGGCGCCCAGAGTAGCAGTCGCCATGAGGGTGTCGTGGCCGAGTTGGCGCGGCAATGTGGACTGGCAAGGGCTCAACCAGGCGCGTGAGCTGGTCGCCGCGGAGATCCCGTCGGCGCTCGCGGTCGTCGAGGGAGACAAGTTGTTCGTGCTATGTTGCGAACTCGACGGGGTGGCACAACGGGTGCGCAAGGTGGTGACCACGTTGCGCGCGGCGGGGCTGCAGGTGGCGGCCGGCGTCGGGCGCCCGTGCGATGGCAGCCGAGAGATCTGGGAATCATGTCACGAGGCGGAGACGGCGCTGGGCTACCGCTTCCTGACCAAAGATGCCGTCATTTTCCTGGAGGCGGTTGAGCGCAGGAGCGAGTATCCGCGCCTGATTCCGGCAGCGGCGAAGGATATTGGGCTGCTGGTGCGGCTGGGCAATCCGGAGCGCGCGCGCGAAGTGCTGTCCGCCCTCATCCTCGAATTGGGGCGGGAACCGCACGCCCGGCCATGGCTGCTGGACTGCTCCGTCGAGATCCTGGCGCTCCTCATCTCGGAACTGCGCGACGCCGGCAACCGATCGGAGGCGTTGCCGGGAGTGCTGAGGCATTTCGTCATGGCCGGATACCGCGCGACGACACTGGGAGAACTCGTGTCGCTATTGGAATGGAGCGTCGAGCAGCTGATCGGCCACGTCCAGAGCGCTCCTCGCCGTCCGACCGATCTGGTCGCGCGGGTCTGCGAGTACGTCGAGCACCATCTGGCGGAGCCGATCAACCTGCAGCGCCTGTGCCGGGAGACGCTGTTCGTCTCCCCCTATCACCTGTCGCGGACTTTCCGCAAAGCCACCGGCATACGATTCGCCGACTGGCTCACCGCTCGCCGCATGGAGCGCGCGACCCAGTTGCTCGCGTCAACGGAGCAGAGCATCGCGTCCGTCGCCGCCAGTTGCGGCTACGACGACCCGCGCTACTTCTCGCGGGTGTTTCGCAAGGCGGTGGGGGCGACGCCGAGCCAGTACCGACAGGCTCGCGCCGCCGACGCGTCATCGTAGTCTGCGTTGCCCGTGCCTATCGCGCGTCGGCGGTATCATCCAAGCGAGCGCACCGTCGCCGCTCGCCGGCACCCCATGACTCCCAAGGCAGGCGCGCTGCCGCGCGGCGCTGCCGAGCTGGGCACCCCCGCTCCCCGTGCACGTGCCGTCACTTTCTCGGAGCAGCGCGCACTCCACATGAGTGCAATTCAGTCCACCATCTTGGCAACAGACTCCACCCCAAGGATCGCGTTGCGTGGGAGAATATGGGTGCGGAAACGGCAGCGGCGCGGTTCGGGGATTCACTCGTCCCCCCAGCACAGCCGGCTACGCGCTGGCCGCCGCAGCTTGAGTCGTCGTGCCAATAGGAGTCTTTCCGCCGGTATACCGAGAGGCGCAGGAACAGCATGTGAGTGAGAAGGAGGTGAGGAGCGGATACGGTTTCATCTGGTCAGGCGAGAGAGAATCGCCTTAGTATTCGCATTCACGATACCGACAGAGGAGGCAACGAAGCATGCGGAGGAATCGTGGTTTCACCCTGATTGAGCTGCTCGTGGTGATTGCGATCATCGCAATCCTGGCCGCGATCCTGTTCCCGGTCTTCGCACGAGCCCGGGAGGCAGCGAGAAAGGCCACGTGCATCTCCAACTTGAAGCAGATCAGCCTGGCGGCGATCATGTACGCACAGGACTATGACGAAGTGCTGCCGGCGGCCAACTTCAGCGGAGTCCAGTCGTCCTCGCACACCGTGGACCCGGCGGATCAGTACGCGACTGATGCGTCGTGGTCGGTTGCGAGTTCGCTGGAGCTGTGGCTGCTGCCGGACGTGCTGGCGCCTTACGTGAAGAGCCTCGACCTCTTCGAGTGCCCCACGCTGAAGCGGCGCGAGCCCAACATGGCACCGATTCACACCGTGGTCATGCCTGACACCGACCCGTTCATCCCAGGTGTACGCAAGGTCGGGAACGACGGCACGGTCGGGTACCCGGGGTATCCGTTCTACATGGCCGGCTCCTACTGGTGGGGCTGCTGCCATTTCGGGGGCGGAAGCCCGATGGCCGCCTCTGAATTCTGCGGCGAATCCGGCGGCTTCTGGGATATCGCCTATGTGCTCGGCTACATTGATGGCGGCCAATACGGAGACTCGCAGGAGTACTGGGCGTGCTCCAACGCCGTGGGCAACTTCGACGATCCGGTGTGNNNNNNNNNNNNNNNNNNNNNNNNNNNNNNNNNNNNNNNNNNNNNNNNNNNNNNNNNNNNNNNNNNNNNNNNNNNNNNNNNNNNNNNNNNNNNNNNNNNNCCTCGCCCGCGTGTGGCACGACTACGCGCGCAAGGTGATGGAGAAAGCCGGCGAGGCATAGAGCCCGCGGGGCGACGGCCTTGAGCGTTGTTCCGCGGCGATGAGGCGCCCGCGGCAGTCCCCGCTGCATTCCCCGCGCCACTGCAGTTCGGTCCGCGACCCGCAACGGTCAGCGGCCGCTGAGGTGCGCGAGGACGACATCGGCCAGGGCGGCGGTGTCGGCGAAGGAAAGGCGGGAAACGGCGGTCTCCACCGGGCAGTCGGCGACGACAGCGAGAAGCTGCTCCGGGCGAGTCGTCAATTCGCAGCCGGTCTCCGCACGAACGACCTCGATCTTCATTGTCGCCGCCTGCTTGAAGCCCTCGGTGAGGATGACGTCGAGACCGGACCCGAGCAGCGCGGCGGCCCCATCGAGCGGGAGCTCCCCATCCAGCGTACGCACGACGGCCAACTCCCGAGCCGACATAATGCCGACCGCTTGCGCGCCCGCGCGGCGGTGGCGCCACGTGTCCTTCCCCTCCCGGTCCATGTCGAAGCCGTGGGCGCTGTGCTTGAGCGCCCCGACGCGCAGGCCGCGCCGCGTGAGTTCGGCGATCAGCGCCTCGAGCACTGTCGTCTTACCGCTGTTGCGACGTCCGACTATGGACACTATCGGCAGCACGGGCTATCTCCAGCGCGCGCTCGTAGTCCTGCCACGTGTTGATGTTGAAGAAGCACAGGAGGTCGGGATCGAACGGCCGCAGGTCGTCCTCGGTCGCCCAGCGCGCATCGACGGCATCGAGAAATGAGACCATGCGCCGATCGCCGTTGCGGAGCTGCGCCTCGATGGCAGACAAGCAGCGCCGGGAGTAGGCCGCCAGGAGCGGGTGCAGGCCGTCGGCAGCTCGCGGCACAACCGCGTCGCAATCGGCGCCGAGGTCGAGTAAGGCGCGCAT
Proteins encoded in this region:
- a CDS encoding helix-turn-helix domain-containing protein — encoded protein: MRRRTAPKDDRLRSLMPMLEFFSRITGLTATVCQEHQAGHRAVAWVGTGAEMLPCDIIKSDPQLEPKCLEADLSHMRMAHQLGRYVIYECHAGMVDIAVPVPGAPASACVLTGQVLPRPLSDEEREALVRRLATPNTSPARLRRGFAKTAFMPEWQIEAAAKLLGELVQYGLSPSADPGLASLGHYVAGELLKRRQWQELEGIARLAGVEAAPRVAVAMRVSWPSWRGNVDWQGLNQARELVAAEIPSALAVVEGDKLFVLCCELDGVAQRVRKVVTTLRAAGLQVAAGVGRPCDGSREIWESCHEAETALGYRFLTKDAVIFLEAVERRSEYPRLIPAAAKDIGLLVRLGNPERAREVLSALILELGREPHARPWLLDCSVEILALLISELRDAGNRSEALPGVLRHFVMAGYRATTLGELVSLLEWSVEQLIGHVQSAPRRPTDLVARVCEYVEHHLAEPINLQRLCRETLFVSPYHLSRTFRKATGIRFADWLTARRMERATQLLASTEQSIASVAASCGYDDPRYFSRVFRKAVGATPSQYRQARAADASS
- a CDS encoding DUF1559 domain-containing protein; the protein is MRRNRGFTLIELLVVIAIIAILAAILFPVFARAREAARKATCISNLKQISLAAIMYAQDYDEVLPAANFSGVQSSSHTVDPADQYATDASWSVASSLELWLLPDVLAPYVKSLDLFECPTLKRREPNMAPIHTVVMPDTDPFIPGVRKVGNDGTVGYPGYPFYMAGSYWWGCCHFGGGSPMAASEFCGESGGFWDIAYVLGYIDGGQYGDSQEYWACSNAVGNFDDPV
- the mobB gene encoding molybdopterin-guanine dinucleotide biosynthesis protein B — translated: MLPIVSIVGRRNSGKTTVLEALIAELTRRGLRVGALKHSAHGFDMDREGKDTWRHRRAGAQAVGIMSARELAVVRTLDGELPLDGAAALLGSGLDVILTEGFKQAATMKIEVVRAETGCELTTRPEQLLAVVADCPVETAVSRLSFADTAALADVVLAHLSGR